One Brassica napus cultivar Da-Ae chromosome C4, Da-Ae, whole genome shotgun sequence genomic region harbors:
- the LOC106382715 gene encoding glutathione S-transferase T3-like — MVVESDDFGVVINQVSSVLITGQFVAALDGLAVWETVKEKTDNIEDKDPPKSSKIQERRRHLTLKTLFIKDIEPSLQVQSQQPYPSVSDASAYGTGWPEEENEEADIVSDRKERRKWSPTEDKVLISAWLNTSKDPIVSNDQKAMAFWKRIATYFGASPQVAGLQKRDSTGCKSRWGKLNEGVCKFVGCYDAATKQKSSGQSEDNVLKLAHQIFFNDYKSKFTLEHAWLELRHDQKWCGGLASKNGVTSKRRKVDNQTGQSSTSVPCSLGEEDANGVEVRPAGVKAAKRLSKAAVRKANTEEAEGKVCVDLENMWDMRQKDFALREKVNNQKLLQRLLGKTEPLIEPEQALKNKLINDLLV, encoded by the exons ATGGTTGTCGAATCCGATGATTTTGGTGTTGTAATTAACCAAGTGTCTTCGGTTTTGATAACAGGACAGTTCGTAGCAGCTTTGGATGGTTTAGCCGTGTGGGAGACAGTAAAGGAGAAGACAGATAACATTGAAGACAAAGATCCTCCAAAGAGCAGCAAGATACAGGAAAGGAGAAGACATCTCACATTGAAGACTCTCTTCATCAAAGATATCGAACCATCTCTTCAGGTTCAGAG TCAACAACCATACCCCTCTGTCTCTGATGCGTCTGCCTATGGTACTGGATGGCCTGAAGAGGAAAATGAAGAAGCAGACATCGTGAGTGACCGTAAAGAAAGGCGGAAATGGTCACCAACTGAGGAcaaggtgctcatcagtgcTTGGTTGAATACATCTAAAGACCCTATCGTAAGCAATGACCAGAAAGCAATGGCTTTTTGGAAAAGAATTGCTACATATTTTGGGGCAAGTCCACAGGTTGCTGGTTTGCAGAAGAGAGACTCAACTGGCTGTAAATCGAGATGGGGGAAGCTTAATGAGGGCGTGTGCAAGTTTGTAGGGTGCTATGATGCAGCAACTAAACAAAAATCTAGTGGGCAAAGTGAGGATAATGTTTTAAAGCTGGCTCATCAGATATTCTTCAATGATTACAAGAGCAAGTTCACACTTGAGCATGCTTGgttggagctgaggcatgaTCAAAAATGGTGTGGAGGTCTGGCGAGTAAAAATGGTGTGACATCTAAGAGAAGAAAGGTTGATAACCAAACAGGACAGTCATCAACGTCAGTTCCATGTAGCCTTGGAGAAGAGGACGCAAATGGTGTGGAGGTCCGGCCTGCGGGTGTCAAAGCTGCAAAGAGATTAAGTAAAGCGGCTGTGAGGAAGGCTAACACTGAAGAAGCAGAAGGGAAGGTGTGTGTGGACCTTGAGAACATGTGGGACATGAGGCAAAAGGACTTTGCATTGAGAGAGAAGGTTAACAATCAAAAATTGCTTCAGAGGCTACTTGGCAAGACTGAGCCATTAATTGAACCAGAGCAAGCTTTGAAAAACAAGCTAATCAATGATCTGTTGGTTTGA
- the LOC125585142 gene encoding uncharacterized protein LOC125585142 isoform X2, whose translation MTTSSLRSKPLRKNQHLQHPLCCKRCMLSLTLLSKTVSSLSQVQGKEGSFLIELNFLVVPTSDTNLSDASFSMITKALNGATILDTKATASNNIIVVLSSLESVTELQPNMDDILKCSFDGIIFTAADETDDKGAKHGKKTNRTSREKESRMDTRGQ comes from the exons ATGACAACATCGTCTCTCAGGTCAAAACCGTTGAGAAAGAATCAACATCTTCAACATCCTCTG TGTTGTAAAAGGTGTATGCTTTCACTGACTCTGCTTTCAAAG ACAGTGTCGAGTTTGTCACAAGTTCAGGGGAAAGAAGGATCCTTTTTGATCGAGTTGAATTTCCTTGTGGTTCCAACTAGCGATACCAATCTCAGTGATGCATCCTTTTCCATGATCACCAAAGCCTTGAACGGAGCTACCATTCTTGATACTAAAGCTACTGCCTCCAACAACATCATA GTTGTGCTTTCATCTTTGGAATCTGTCACTGAACTGCAACCAAATATGGATGATATATTGAAATGCTCTTTTGATGGCATCATCTTCACAGCTGCAG ATGAAACTGACGATAAGGGTGCCAAACATGGGAAGAAAACTAATCGGACTTCTCGTGAGAAG GAATCGAGAATGGACACTCGTGGTCAGTAG
- the LOC125585142 gene encoding uncharacterized protein LOC125585142 isoform X1: MTTSSLRSKPLRKNQHLQHPLCCKRCMLSLTLLSKTVSSLSQVQGKEGSFLIELNFLVVPTSDTNLSDASFSMITKALNGATILDTKATASNNIIVVLSSLESVTELQPNMDDILKCSFDGIIFTAADETDDKGAKHGKKTNRTSREKVSFSLFDHQF; this comes from the exons ATGACAACATCGTCTCTCAGGTCAAAACCGTTGAGAAAGAATCAACATCTTCAACATCCTCTG TGTTGTAAAAGGTGTATGCTTTCACTGACTCTGCTTTCAAAG ACAGTGTCGAGTTTGTCACAAGTTCAGGGGAAAGAAGGATCCTTTTTGATCGAGTTGAATTTCCTTGTGGTTCCAACTAGCGATACCAATCTCAGTGATGCATCCTTTTCCATGATCACCAAAGCCTTGAACGGAGCTACCATTCTTGATACTAAAGCTACTGCCTCCAACAACATCATA GTTGTGCTTTCATCTTTGGAATCTGTCACTGAACTGCAACCAAATATGGATGATATATTGAAATGCTCTTTTGATGGCATCATCTTCACAGCTGCAG ATGAAACTGACGATAAGGGTGCCAAACATGGGAAGAAAACTAATCGGACTTCTCGTGAGAAGGTTAGTTTTAGTTTGTTTGATCATCAGTTTTGA